The following coding sequences lie in one Allochromatium vinosum DSM 180 genomic window:
- a CDS encoding alpha-amylase family glycosyl hydrolase: MYEQVSHALLNDILDDLSHQVVREDLRHFYTRLGANFYAIHSLFAHLYGHREDFKERITELTERLARAYIARPESLRRLDMEREENHNWFLSQEWTGMALYLDGFAGNLQGLMQRLPYLQELGVNMVHVMPILRCPLGASDGGYAVSDFRDIDPRAGTVEDVRALGEAMRARGMLLTLDVVVNHTSNEHDWAQRARNGDKTYQDFYYVFPNRDVPDMFEETLPEIFPETAPGNFTWDADMGKWVMTVFNTYQWDLNYSNPAVFIEMLDIVLFWANQGADILRLDAVAFLWKKIGTTSQNEREAHLILQMMKDCCQVVAPGTLFIAEAIVAPSEIIKYFGEDAVIAKECEIAYNATFMALLWDAVATKNAKLLSQGIKSLPVKLDRATWLNYVRCHDDIGLGFDDADIRACDYDPYAHRRFLVDWFTGAFEGSPARGRPFGVNHKTGDARIAGALASLAGLDAALDSGDQTAIDHSVALILTLHGMILSFGGIPLIWYGDEVGTLNDCSFLDDVNKAGDARWIHRPRIDWNRVERRREQGTVEQRIFDGLKRLIAVRKNTPAFADFNNRELIDAGNPHIFAFLRTHPSMPGSSVLVAANFDVTPQYLDLDAPAYRGLFRGGQIQDLVSGDSPALLNNRVVIPPYHFYWLADQRARSLL; encoded by the coding sequence ATGTACGAACAGGTTTCACACGCCCTTCTCAACGATATCCTCGACGACCTCAGCCATCAGGTGGTGCGCGAGGATCTGCGTCATTTCTACACCCGCCTGGGCGCGAACTTCTATGCCATCCATTCGCTGTTCGCCCATCTCTACGGCCATCGCGAAGACTTCAAGGAGCGGATCACCGAGCTGACCGAGCGTCTGGCGCGCGCCTACATCGCGCGGCCCGAATCACTGCGCCGGCTCGACATGGAGCGCGAGGAGAACCACAACTGGTTCCTGAGCCAGGAATGGACCGGCATGGCACTCTATCTCGACGGTTTCGCCGGCAATCTCCAGGGGCTGATGCAACGCCTGCCCTATCTCCAGGAGCTGGGCGTCAACATGGTCCATGTGATGCCGATCCTGCGCTGTCCGCTCGGGGCCAGCGACGGCGGCTATGCGGTCAGCGACTTTCGCGACATCGACCCGCGCGCCGGTACGGTCGAGGACGTGCGCGCGCTCGGCGAGGCCATGCGCGCGCGCGGGATGCTGCTCACGCTCGACGTGGTGGTCAATCACACCTCCAACGAACACGACTGGGCGCAACGGGCGCGCAACGGCGACAAGACCTATCAGGATTTCTACTACGTCTTCCCGAACCGCGACGTGCCCGACATGTTCGAGGAGACCCTGCCCGAGATCTTCCCCGAGACCGCGCCCGGCAACTTCACCTGGGACGCCGACATGGGCAAGTGGGTGATGACGGTGTTCAACACCTATCAGTGGGATCTGAACTACTCCAATCCCGCCGTCTTCATCGAAATGCTCGACATCGTGCTGTTCTGGGCCAATCAGGGCGCCGACATCCTGCGGCTCGATGCCGTGGCGTTTCTGTGGAAGAAGATCGGCACCACCTCGCAGAACGAACGCGAGGCGCATCTGATCCTGCAAATGATGAAGGACTGCTGTCAGGTCGTCGCCCCCGGCACGCTGTTCATCGCCGAGGCCATCGTCGCGCCCTCCGAGATCATCAAGTATTTCGGCGAGGACGCCGTCATCGCCAAGGAATGCGAGATCGCCTACAACGCCACCTTCATGGCGCTACTCTGGGATGCGGTGGCGACCAAGAACGCCAAACTCCTGAGCCAGGGCATCAAGAGCCTGCCGGTCAAACTCGACCGTGCCACCTGGCTGAATTATGTGCGCTGTCATGACGACATCGGTCTCGGTTTCGACGATGCCGACATCCGCGCCTGTGACTATGATCCCTATGCCCATCGGCGCTTTCTGGTCGACTGGTTCACCGGCGCCTTCGAAGGCTCACCGGCGCGCGGGCGACCCTTCGGCGTCAATCACAAGACCGGGGATGCGCGCATCGCCGGGGCGCTGGCCTCGCTGGCCGGACTGGACGCGGCGCTCGACTCGGGCGATCAGACCGCCATCGACCATTCGGTCGCGCTGATCCTGACCCTGCACGGCATGATCCTGTCCTTCGGCGGCATCCCACTGATCTGGTACGGCGACGAGGTCGGTACGCTCAACGACTGCTCCTTCCTCGACGACGTGAACAAGGCAGGCGATGCGCGCTGGATCCACCGTCCGCGCATCGACTGGAACCGGGTCGAGCGCCGACGCGAACAGGGCACGGTCGAGCAGCGGATCTTCGACGGACTCAAGCGCCTGATCGCGGTGCGCAAGAACACCCCGGCCTTCGCCGACTTCAACAACCGCGAGCTGATCGACGCGGGCAATCCGCACATCTTCGCCTTCCTGCGCACGCATCCGAGTATGCCGGGCAGTTCGGTGCTGGTGGCGGCTAACTTCGATGTCACGCCGCAGTATCTCGATCTGGATGCGCCGGCCTATCGCGGTCTGTTCCGCGGCGGGCAGATCCAGGATCTGGTCAGCGGTGATTCACCGGCGTTGCTCAACAACCGGGTGGTGATCCCGCCCTATCACTTCTACTGGCTCGCCGATCAGCGGGCGCGGTCGTTGCTCTAG
- a CDS encoding AAA family ATPase — protein MSAQPAPPIRLRSIYVDNFKSLVDFQLSLAAFTCLIGLNGSGKSTVLQAIDFISRLFKGNVSQWLEQRQWKPGDINSKLSGKSNLKLSIDLSGADGNFSWDCSFNRSLLRCTQETVKLNGKTLLSVADGHYWFGDVVHAGATVARTKVAFEYEGSILSQLKDEVLPKPLLPLKRFLQQTASLDLLAPQLLRKRAAQSQGELGMGGERLSAFLSELSDEQRLTLGSQLKTAYPHLEQFVTRSLRAGWKELGIREQFGDKGLYTEARHINDGMLRLMAILAEILTDHQFLLFDEIENGINPELVEFLLDVLVNAHQQILVTTHSPMILNYLDDSVAREGVQYLYKTPEGFTRAVPFFSIPSLAAKLEVMGPGEAFVDTHLSRLPEEIDAMRTINVERPNADPRQR, from the coding sequence GTGAGCGCTCAACCTGCTCCACCCATCCGTCTGAGATCCATCTACGTCGACAACTTCAAGTCGCTGGTGGACTTCCAGCTATCGCTGGCCGCGTTCACCTGCCTGATCGGTCTGAACGGCTCGGGCAAATCGACCGTGCTGCAAGCGATCGATTTCATCTCCAGACTGTTCAAGGGCAATGTTTCGCAGTGGCTGGAGCAGCGTCAGTGGAAACCGGGAGATATCAACTCGAAGCTAAGCGGCAAAAGCAACCTCAAGTTGAGCATCGATCTGTCGGGCGCCGATGGAAATTTCTCCTGGGACTGTAGCTTCAACCGCTCACTCCTGCGCTGCACACAGGAGACCGTGAAGCTCAATGGCAAAACCCTGCTTTCGGTCGCTGATGGACATTATTGGTTCGGTGATGTCGTTCACGCTGGAGCAACGGTCGCACGCACCAAGGTCGCCTTCGAATACGAAGGCTCGATCCTGTCTCAGCTCAAAGATGAGGTTCTACCCAAGCCACTGCTGCCGCTGAAGCGCTTTCTCCAGCAAACCGCCTCGCTCGACCTGCTCGCGCCTCAACTTTTGCGCAAGCGTGCCGCCCAAAGCCAGGGCGAATTGGGAATGGGCGGAGAACGCCTCTCGGCCTTCCTCTCCGAGCTGTCGGATGAGCAGCGACTGACTCTGGGGAGTCAACTGAAGACCGCCTATCCCCATTTGGAGCAATTCGTGACCCGCTCGCTACGCGCGGGCTGGAAAGAACTGGGGATTCGCGAACAGTTCGGCGACAAGGGACTCTATACCGAGGCTCGTCATATCAACGACGGGATGCTGCGCCTGATGGCGATCCTGGCTGAGATTCTGACCGACCATCAGTTTCTGCTGTTCGATGAGATCGAAAACGGCATCAATCCGGAACTGGTCGAGTTTCTGCTTGATGTGCTGGTCAACGCGCACCAACAGATCCTGGTCACGACGCATAGCCCGATGATCCTGAACTACTTGGACGACTCGGTGGCACGCGAGGGGGTGCAGTACCTCTACAAGACGCCGGAGGGCTTCACGCGAGCGGTGCCCTTTTTCTCGATCCCCTCGCTGGCCGCCAAGCTCGAAGTCATGGGGCCGGGCGAAGCCTTCGTGGATACGCACCTGTCGCGCCTGCCCGAAGAAATCGACGCTATGCGCACCATCAACGTGGAGAGGCCGAATGCTGATCCTCGTCAGCGGTGA
- a CDS encoding PIN domain-containing protein, which produces MSAAKVFFDTNILLYLLSEDVAKADRAEALLAAGGVISVQVLNEFASVASRKLRLSWPEIHEVLDTVRRLCRVEPLLLATHERGLEISEHYGFSIYDALIVASALSAKCEVLLTEDLQDGQRIDDRLLVRNPFGQTC; this is translated from the coding sequence ATGAGCGCGGCTAAGGTCTTTTTCGACACCAATATCCTGCTCTATCTGTTGTCGGAAGACGTAGCCAAGGCGGATCGCGCCGAGGCGTTGTTGGCCGCCGGCGGTGTGATCAGCGTACAGGTGCTCAACGAATTCGCGTCCGTCGCGTCGCGGAAGCTGCGTCTGTCCTGGCCGGAGATCCATGAGGTGCTGGATACGGTTCGCCGGCTGTGCCGAGTCGAACCGCTGCTGCTTGCCACCCATGAGCGCGGTCTCGAGATCAGCGAGCACTACGGGTTTTCGATCTACGATGCCTTGATCGTCGCGTCCGCCTTGAGCGCCAAGTGCGAGGTGCTGCTGACGGAAGACCTCCAGGACGGCCAGCGCATCGACGACAGGCTTTTGGTCAGGAATCCCTTTGGTCAGACTTGTTAA
- a CDS encoding AbrB/MazE/SpoVT family DNA-binding domain-containing protein, translating to MQVSRWGNSLAVRLPAAVVEALDLHEGDAIEIQVDSARALSIGKAPDNRALLERLRKYRGRLPEGFRFDRLEAHERG from the coding sequence ATGCAAGTGTCCAGATGGGGTAACAGTTTAGCGGTCCGCTTGCCGGCAGCCGTGGTCGAGGCGCTGGATCTGCATGAGGGCGATGCGATCGAGATTCAGGTGGACAGTGCCCGCGCATTGAGTATCGGCAAGGCGCCTGACAACCGGGCGCTACTGGAGCGGCTGCGCAAATACCGGGGCCGGTTGCCCGAGGGATTTCGTTTCGACCGTCTGGAGGCCCATGAGCGCGGCTAA
- a CDS encoding PfkB family carbohydrate kinase has product MKHTSVQIFGEVLFDHFPDGRRVLGGAPFNVAWHLAAFGAAPRFISAVGEDSEGEQIRASMEDWGLITSCLQTDPEHPTGAVTVSLVDGEPSYDIVPERAYDFVRAPEDIAPGGLLYHGTLALRGPVSAATLDELKSAGPDLIFLDVNLREPWWSLDQTRELVTEADWVKLNRDELARLSDAAPEHEGWLASDPESRSALIESAQRFLERHDLAGLIVTLGAEGALGLTQDADPVLVAPPHALEVVDTVGAGDAFAAVTLLGLIHGWPLATVLERAQAFAARIVGQRGATRADRALYAPLIADWKR; this is encoded by the coding sequence ATGAAACACACCAGCGTACAGATCTTCGGCGAGGTTCTGTTCGACCACTTCCCCGACGGGCGACGGGTGCTCGGCGGTGCACCCTTCAACGTGGCCTGGCATCTGGCGGCCTTCGGCGCCGCGCCGCGCTTCATCAGTGCTGTGGGCGAGGATTCGGAGGGTGAGCAGATTCGGGCAAGCATGGAGGACTGGGGGCTGATTACGTCCTGTCTCCAGACCGATCCCGAGCATCCGACCGGGGCGGTCACGGTCAGTCTGGTCGACGGCGAGCCGAGTTATGACATCGTGCCCGAGCGCGCCTATGACTTCGTGCGTGCGCCCGAGGACATCGCGCCGGGCGGTCTGCTCTATCACGGCACTCTGGCGCTGCGCGGGCCGGTGTCGGCGGCGACGCTCGACGAGCTCAAGAGCGCGGGGCCGGATCTGATCTTTCTGGATGTGAATCTGCGCGAACCCTGGTGGTCGCTCGACCAGACCCGCGAGCTGGTGACTGAGGCCGATTGGGTCAAGCTCAATCGCGATGAGCTGGCACGGCTGTCGGATGCCGCGCCCGAGCACGAGGGCTGGCTGGCGTCGGACCCGGAGTCGCGCTCGGCGCTGATCGAGTCGGCACAGCGTTTTCTGGAGCGTCACGATCTCGCCGGACTCATCGTCACGCTCGGCGCCGAGGGGGCGCTTGGCTTGACTCAGGATGCCGATCCGGTCTTGGTCGCGCCGCCGCACGCGCTGGAGGTCGTCGATACGGTCGGCGCGGGGGATGCGTTCGCCGCCGTCACGCTGCTTGGCTTGATCCACGGTTGGCCGCTGGCGACCGTCCTCGAACGCGCTCAGGCGTTTGCGGCGCGGATCGTTGGGCAGCGGGGCGCAACCCGTGCAGATCGCGCGCTCTACGCCCCGCTCATCGCCGACTGGAAACGATGA
- a CDS encoding HAD-IIB family hydrolase, with translation MNARSLLLCTDLDRTLIPNGREPESPEARPWFRRLVAEPEVALAYVTGRHRALIESAIAEYALPVPNFVIGDVGTSLHVIVEGVWERVQDWETEIATDWAGPADIADWLADLDGLREQEREKQGPFKLSYYTPADLDPETLRARIRERLERHEVRANLIWSIDEAAGVGLLDILPAKASKRHAIEFLMCRIGRGLDTTLFAGDSGNDLEVLVSPVRSILVANAHPEVREMAVAQSRELDLADRLYCAQGGWRGLNGNYGAGILEGVAHFRPDLADRIG, from the coding sequence ATGAACGCGCGTTCCCTGCTGTTGTGCACGGATCTGGATCGCACCCTGATCCCCAACGGGCGCGAACCCGAGTCGCCCGAGGCGCGTCCCTGGTTCAGGCGTCTGGTGGCCGAACCCGAGGTGGCCCTGGCCTATGTCACCGGACGCCATCGGGCGCTGATCGAGTCGGCGATCGCCGAGTACGCGCTGCCGGTGCCCAATTTCGTCATCGGCGATGTCGGGACCAGTCTGCATGTCATCGTCGAGGGCGTCTGGGAGCGGGTGCAGGACTGGGAGACCGAGATCGCGACCGACTGGGCGGGACCGGCGGACATCGCCGACTGGCTGGCCGATCTCGACGGACTGCGCGAGCAGGAACGCGAAAAGCAGGGGCCGTTCAAGCTGAGCTATTACACCCCGGCCGATCTCGACCCGGAGACGCTGCGCGCCCGGATTCGTGAACGTCTGGAGCGCCATGAGGTCCGTGCGAATCTGATCTGGAGCATCGACGAGGCGGCTGGGGTCGGGCTACTCGACATCCTGCCGGCGAAGGCGTCCAAGCGGCACGCCATCGAGTTTTTGATGTGCCGTATCGGGCGCGGTCTGGACACCACGCTCTTTGCCGGCGACAGCGGCAATGATCTGGAGGTTCTGGTCAGTCCGGTGCGTTCGATCCTGGTCGCCAATGCCCATCCCGAGGTGCGGGAGATGGCCGTCGCGCAGTCGCGAGAACTGGATCTGGCCGACCGGCTCTATTGCGCCCAGGGCGGCTGGCGCGGGCTGAACGGCAACTATGGCGCGGGCATCCTGGAAGGCGTGGCCCATTTCAGGCCGGATCTGGCGGATCGGATCGGCTGA
- a CDS encoding HAD-IIB family hydrolase has translation MYILMLSLHGLIRGHDLELGRDADTGGQTKYVVDLARALGERADVSRVDLVTRRVVDPAVSPDYAEAVEPLNAKARILRLDAGPEGYLPKEQLWDHLDGFVDNLTALLHEQGQWPDIIHSHYADAGYVGSRLANLIGVPLVHTGHSLGRDKRQRLLAAGLDSDQIDARYNMLRRIDAEETTLATAELVITSTHNEIEEQYGLYDYYLPERMRVIPPGTDLKQFHPPADDDPLPPFAEVVERFLDEPDKPLILALSRADHRKNIIALVEAYAESPRLRALANLLIVAGNRDDIRDLDEGARTVLTDILITIDAHDLYGQVALPKHHSADEVPEIYRLVARSGGVFINPALTEPFGLTLLEAAATGLPLVATENGGPVDIIGNCKNGLLVDPLDRTAIAEALLKILEDRETWTTYSQNGLAGVRRFYSWTSHAERYRALIGPLTELHEHIPDTPPMRRAMVYRDRALFTDLDQSLLGDPEGVEQFVAMMKRNKRCANFGIVTGRRLDSVLIELKRHGIPVPDVLITSLGTEIHYSGQLVLDDYWADHVDHLWSPRAVRRALAEIPGLVPQRKIEQSRFKISYHYDPTIAPSVEEISTLLRTRELSVNVIHAFGQFLDIVPIRASKGQAVRYVTHRFGIPLEHVLVVGGSGADEDMMRGNTLAVVVANRHHEELSQLADLDRIYFAEQAHAKGILEAIDHYDFFRSCRVPDPIPQPVAEPEPEAPA, from the coding sequence ATGTACATCCTGATGCTCAGCCTCCACGGACTGATCCGTGGTCATGACCTGGAACTCGGACGGGACGCGGACACCGGCGGGCAGACCAAATACGTGGTCGATCTGGCCCGCGCACTCGGCGAACGCGCCGACGTCTCGCGTGTCGATCTGGTGACGCGGCGCGTCGTCGACCCGGCCGTCAGTCCCGATTACGCCGAAGCCGTCGAGCCGCTCAACGCGAAAGCGCGCATCCTGCGGCTCGACGCCGGTCCCGAGGGCTATCTGCCCAAGGAACAGCTCTGGGACCACCTCGACGGCTTCGTCGACAACCTGACCGCCTTGCTGCACGAACAGGGCCAGTGGCCCGACATCATCCACAGCCACTATGCCGACGCCGGCTATGTCGGGTCACGGCTGGCCAATCTCATCGGCGTGCCCCTGGTGCACACCGGCCACTCGCTCGGACGCGACAAGCGCCAGCGCCTGCTGGCCGCCGGTCTCGACAGCGATCAGATCGACGCGCGCTACAACATGCTGCGCCGCATCGATGCCGAGGAAACGACCCTGGCCACGGCCGAGCTGGTCATCACCAGCACCCACAACGAGATCGAGGAACAGTACGGACTCTACGACTACTATCTGCCCGAGCGCATGCGCGTCATCCCGCCCGGCACGGATCTCAAGCAGTTCCATCCCCCGGCCGACGACGATCCGCTCCCGCCCTTCGCCGAGGTCGTCGAGCGCTTTCTCGACGAGCCGGACAAACCGCTGATCCTGGCCCTCTCGCGCGCCGACCATCGCAAGAACATCATCGCCCTGGTCGAGGCCTATGCCGAGAGTCCGCGTCTGCGCGCGCTGGCCAATCTGCTGATCGTCGCCGGCAACCGCGACGACATCCGCGATCTCGACGAGGGCGCGCGCACCGTCCTGACCGATATTCTCATCACCATCGACGCCCATGATCTCTACGGTCAGGTCGCGCTGCCCAAGCACCACAGCGCGGACGAAGTCCCGGAGATCTATCGGCTGGTGGCGCGCTCGGGCGGGGTCTTCATCAATCCGGCGCTCACCGAGCCGTTCGGACTGACGCTGCTCGAAGCGGCGGCGACCGGACTGCCGCTGGTGGCGACCGAGAACGGCGGCCCGGTCGACATCATCGGCAACTGCAAAAACGGTCTGCTGGTCGATCCGCTCGACCGCACGGCCATCGCCGAGGCGCTGCTGAAGATCCTGGAAGACCGCGAAACCTGGACGACCTATTCCCAAAACGGTCTGGCCGGCGTGCGCCGCTTCTATTCGTGGACGTCCCATGCCGAGCGCTACCGCGCGCTGATCGGCCCGCTGACCGAGCTTCACGAGCACATTCCCGACACGCCGCCGATGCGCCGCGCCATGGTCTACCGCGACCGCGCACTCTTCACCGATCTCGATCAGAGCCTGCTCGGCGATCCCGAGGGCGTCGAGCAGTTCGTGGCGATGATGAAGCGCAACAAACGCTGCGCCAACTTCGGCATCGTCACCGGACGCCGGCTCGACTCGGTGCTGATCGAACTCAAACGCCACGGCATTCCGGTGCCGGACGTGCTCATCACCAGTCTTGGCACCGAGATCCATTACAGCGGTCAACTGGTGCTCGACGACTACTGGGCCGACCATGTCGATCATCTCTGGAGTCCGCGCGCCGTGCGTCGGGCGCTGGCTGAGATCCCCGGACTGGTGCCGCAGCGCAAGATCGAGCAGAGCCGGTTCAAGATCTCCTATCACTATGATCCGACGATCGCGCCCTCGGTCGAAGAGATCTCCACCCTGCTGCGCACGCGCGAGCTGAGCGTCAACGTCATCCATGCCTTCGGCCAGTTCCTCGACATCGTGCCGATCCGCGCCAGCAAGGGTCAGGCGGTGCGCTATGTCACCCACCGCTTCGGCATCCCGCTGGAGCATGTGCTGGTGGTCGGCGGCTCGGGCGCGGACGAGGACATGATGCGCGGCAATACGCTGGCGGTGGTGGTCGCCAATCGCCATCACGAGGAACTGTCGCAGCTCGCCGATCTCGACCGGATCTATTTCGCCGAGCAGGCCCATGCCAAGGGCATCCTGGAGGCGATCGACCATTACGACTTCTTCCGCTCCTGTCGCGTGCCGGATCCGATTCCTCAGCCGGTCGCCGAACCTGAACCGGAGGCTCCTGCATGA
- a CDS encoding PaaI family thioesterase, which produces MNPSQIQDFFRNDRFAAHVGIELLEVGSGRARAQLLIDDRHLNAVGVAHGAAIFSLADLVFAVASNSHGTVALGVNVSVSFMKAARCGLLIAEADEVSINPKLATYVIRVSDEAGQAVALMQGTVYRKQEALDDYIGR; this is translated from the coding sequence ATGAATCCAAGCCAAATCCAGGACTTTTTCCGTAACGACCGTTTCGCCGCCCATGTCGGCATCGAGCTGCTGGAGGTCGGGTCGGGGCGTGCGCGTGCTCAGTTGCTGATCGACGACCGGCACCTGAACGCCGTCGGCGTGGCGCACGGCGCGGCCATCTTCAGTCTGGCCGATCTGGTGTTCGCGGTCGCCTCCAACTCACATGGCACGGTCGCGCTCGGCGTGAACGTCTCGGTCTCCTTCATGAAGGCGGCGCGGTGCGGGTTGCTGATCGCCGAGGCCGATGAGGTGTCGATCAATCCCAAGCTCGCGACCTATGTGATCCGCGTCAGCGACGAGGCCGGTCAAGCCGTGGCGCTGATGCAGGGGACCGTCTATCGCAAACAGGAGGCGCTCGATGACTACATCGGCCGTTGA
- a CDS encoding competence/damage-inducible protein A, whose translation MTTSAVDGYSPDAGPEPLDDVETEAREPVAFGLIVIGDEVLNGARVDGHLPAFKRLIGERGHTLARYWMLPDDPDVLTTHLRFSMGRPEPVFVCGGIGATPDDHTRACAAAAAHVELVRHPEAARLIEDKFGESAYPHRILMADLPAGADLVPNPVNQMPGFTLARHWFLPGFPKMAWPMAEWVLDRHFGRCVQARESAVLVRGVPESQLIPLMRRLTLEYPELKHFSLPHMGEDPHIRLGFRGRDGLDDAMRELRQALDEAAFEYIEAPVDGARED comes from the coding sequence ATGACTACATCGGCCGTTGACGGATATTCGCCCGACGCCGGACCGGAGCCGCTGGACGACGTGGAGACCGAAGCCCGTGAGCCGGTCGCCTTCGGTCTGATCGTCATCGGCGACGAAGTGCTCAACGGCGCGCGCGTCGACGGGCATCTGCCCGCCTTCAAGCGCCTGATCGGAGAACGCGGTCATACCCTGGCCCGCTACTGGATGCTCCCCGACGACCCGGACGTGCTGACGACGCATCTGCGCTTCTCGATGGGACGACCCGAGCCGGTGTTCGTCTGCGGCGGTATCGGCGCGACCCCGGACGATCACACCCGCGCCTGTGCCGCCGCCGCCGCCCATGTCGAGCTGGTGCGCCATCCCGAGGCGGCACGTCTGATTGAGGACAAGTTTGGCGAGTCGGCCTATCCGCACCGCATCCTCATGGCCGATCTGCCGGCGGGGGCGGATCTGGTGCCCAACCCGGTCAATCAGATGCCGGGCTTCACGCTGGCGCGGCACTGGTTCCTGCCCGGATTCCCGAAGATGGCCTGGCCGATGGCCGAATGGGTGCTGGACCGGCACTTCGGGCGCTGTGTCCAGGCGCGCGAGTCAGCGGTGCTGGTGCGCGGCGTGCCCGAGAGTCAGTTGATCCCGCTGATGCGCCGTCTGACCCTGGAGTATCCCGAACTCAAGCACTTCAGCCTGCCGCACATGGGCGAGGATCCGCACATCCGGCTCGGTTTTCGCGGACGCGATGGACTCGACGACGCCATGCGCGAGTTGCGTCAGGCGCTCGACGAGGCTGCGTTCGAGTACATCGAGGCGCCGGTCGATGGAGCGCGGGAGGACTGA
- a CDS encoding flagellar protein FliT: MANLTDLISDLVAATDQMKPAAQGDDWDMVERLQKRRRVLIESIVERAAHEPITEEDAERLRAVRRHEATVAALAGTQRQALREAIAELQGEGRIDKLSRMQRAYRDSGYS, from the coding sequence ATGGCCAATCTGACGGATCTCATCAGCGATCTGGTCGCGGCAACGGATCAGATGAAGCCGGCTGCCCAGGGCGACGACTGGGACATGGTCGAGCGCTTGCAGAAGCGCCGCCGCGTCCTGATCGAGTCGATCGTCGAACGCGCCGCGCATGAACCCATCACCGAAGAGGATGCCGAGCGCCTGCGCGCGGTGCGCCGCCACGAGGCGACCGTCGCGGCACTCGCCGGCACGCAGCGGCAGGCGTTGCGCGAGGCCATCGCCGAGCTCCAGGGCGAGGGCCGTATCGATAAGCTCAGCCGGATGCAGCGCGCTTATCGCGACAGCGGGTATTCCTGA